The region TCAACCCTTTTTAAACACGTTTTGAGGAGACCTAAGATCGACCCTTTTTAAACATGTGCCTTTTTATTGGGGcgaaggggggggggggggagaGGGGGGATAAGCTCAACCTTTATTAACATGTGCTTGTTGAGGAGACATAGGCTTAACCCTCGTTAACATGTGCTTGTTGGGGAGACATAGGCTCAACCCTCATTAACATGTGCTTGTTAGGTAGACATAGGCATAAAGTAAACTCAAAAACTTTATTCTTAATGCCTCATTAAAAACCTTACATTGCATAAAGAAAAGAGTGCTTACTACAACTGATCAACtacaataaaatgaaaataacttaCATTCCGCATGTAGGGTACCCGTCTTCCATCTAATGTCTCTAATTTGCAAGCCTCTTTGTCCACTACACGATATACCCTACAAGGCCTGACCCATTTTGGAGATAGTTTATCTATAGTGTGGGAATAACTTACCATCTTTAGTACCAAATCTCCTTCCATGTTAAGTCCTCTACATCCTCCATTATGTTGCATTGTTCTTACATATTCCTTCAACAGTCGTTTGGATTGCTTATTCTCTCTCTTGAGTTCTTCTTGttgtctctcaaattgttttgCCCTTAACCTAGCTTCATCTTTTTTCCAGGTTAGATAACTAATCATCTTTATCAGTCGCTCGACTATTGGAGTACTTGATTCTTATCTTTCCATCATCTCTCTACCTAAAggtcttttctttctttgtattTGTGGCACAAGAGTAATTTTACCTATCCCATGGTGGGCGCCAAAATGCTCTAGTCAAAAAGTACTAAGACTAATCAGCTAGAAGCATTGAATGTGTTCTCCCATTTTCTTGTCTCGAATCTCCCTTTTATATGCCTTTCTTCTAATCTTTTCCTTCCCCTTTGGGAAATTACCTCATTATGACCATTATTCACCAACCCTCTAGCTTCCTCAACGTCATTCATCTTTAATAATCATAAATCACCTTAAATTCTACTTAATACGATTGATATTACTCCTCCATCAATGAGATCAACTATTCTCCTATTAGTCGAATAGACTAGCTATTTGGACACAACCCCCAAGCCTTAGCTTTAAGAAGCGTGAGGCTTGATAGTTCGATCCAAATCTTATTAGTCGAACAAATTGGCCATTGGACCTATCACCACACATATTAACCATTAGGCTTATCACCACACAACCCCTAAGCCTCAACTTTAAAAAGCGTGAGACTTGATAGCTTGACCCAAATTCTATTAGTCGAATAAATCGACCATTAGGCCTCTCACTACAGGAAGGTATTTCCAAATTCAAAAAGTATTTTTCAGAACACTCAATTTGGAAAGTGAAAgtaatacatttcaaattaggttttccaaaagatatttttgaagtttcaaaaatatatttcaaaatacctaatccaaaaatataaaaaaaaaaaactatcatgTGTTCTGAAATATATTTGTGGATTCATAAATGACTTCCAAAACATCCATTTTGGacttctattttatattttggattggATATTCTAGAATGTATTTCTGGATCTAGAAACACCTTCGGGAACACTCGTTccagaatataattttttttttccaaaattgatGTTTCAGAATGTTTTTCCAAATCCGAAAATAACTTCTGTAACACCCATTTTCAGATTGTATAAAACATAAGTCTTTTCCAAAATAGTGTCTGGAATGATGTACCTCCACTCTTTCACATTtctattattacaaaatttttaattgttttcaaaCTGTGTATGGAAGGAGGCACAAAGAAAGGTCAAACCATCGTTGCGAGCTCTGCGCATGTTGTGATGGTTCGACTACGACGCTAGTGCCCAAGCCTTCTAGTGGACGTGGTGGTTCACAGTGCAATTGTGATGGAGCGGTTCAAGGAGAGGGAGCAGTCAAGGGAGAACTGCATAGAGGAGTGGAGGCATGCCTAGTGCAGAGAAATAGCTAGGGGAGGAAGAAGcttgaagagagaaaaaagaacgaGAAAGGGAGGTACAACGGCGTGAGTAGGTGAAACTTTTGCACTTTAGGATTTCTTACTATAAGGGTAAAATGtggattttcaattttataggggtgaaaaaagaaaaaatgggtGAGGAAGAAGCGGTCTAATGATTTTTACTGCTGTGAGGCATTATTTCAGTACACAGCTGATAAAAAATCTTACAAAACCATATCTAGAAGGACTATTCTATAGTGACTGCTGTGAATACAGTAATTAGGATTTACTATAAAACATTttcctattaaaaaaaatatattattttttattccttgGCCAGTAGTTTAAAGACACTTGCTGGCCTTTTCCTTCATTTCGTATAAAAATTCCCTATATATTCAGCACCTTCAGAATGATGTAAGTGTTTTCCATTTGACTTGCAAGCTAAGCATCTGGTGAAGGAGGAACAGGAGCAACACCACCAGTGGTTGGCCtgataagaaaaaaaggaaTTTCATTACCatataatactaattaattACATGATATAGACCAAACAAACTCTATTTATCATAACCAGCTAGCAAAAGGTGCAGACTTACAGCCCCACAAAAACTTTGAATGAATCATATATTCCCCACTGTGCTCCTGTGAGAGTTCCAACCATAAGAATACGAAGAGGTAGACCACGGGTAAACAAACCCCATAATCCAAGCTTCTTTACAGCCtgcatttgaaaaaaaaaaaatatcagtcCTGCAGAATCATACGCTCTTTCCATTAAACCTATGACACCTTAACATGTATgattcttttttccttttcctattttaatttgtttcccATTACGCAGGTTGGTCACATAATGTTTCAAATGCAGTTATTCAGACAAAATACCAAAGAAAGTCTAAAGCGTTAAAAGCACATCAAATCTGGCACTTACATCAGCAACACTTGCCCCTTTGGAATTGTTAAGGAAAGAGACGAGGTTATCAGCGGGATGGGAGACGACAGCACACAATATACCAGCCATGTATCCACCGACAATGCTCACACCTAGTTGCTGGGAATTGCTGCATTCATATTTTGGTTTGGAGATGACATGCTTGTAGATCATCTCAACTATGTTCTCAAAAGAAGCAAACTTCATCATTGTATCTGCAAGGAATAAAGTTATTTACTTAATAAGTAATGGTTTAGGTATCTGATTAGCAATTTTCCGAAGGAAATTTTATAGACTagaaaacacacacacaaaaggTATCTCTGATAGGATTTTTTACACTGACAAGTTGGCAGAAAACCAGCAAAAGGAAAAGGAACAACGTAGAGACTCTTGACAATAGATAGTTCCTTATCTGGACTACCTAAATTTCACTTGTTTCCCCATTCTTTTACTACATATTTACGACAATGCAATAAACATCCTTCCGAATTTTACAAGATAGTAAGAAAGCAAAATGCCAACCAGTATTCTCCagaaaaaatagtatattagCTAAACAGTTAGCTGCCAAGTTGAGACACAAATTGCAACATATACAGAGAAcaggaaacaaacaaaaacaaagagacATTTTACTTTTGGAATTATCtttaaaaacagaaaattaaATAACGAGAGCAACCAATTCAGCCAAAAAGGCACTTTATGTCGAACTGCGAAGTATAAGATGGGGAACTTACATGGAACCTGTCTTCCCCACAGAGGCATAATTCCCTTGTAGAGCCTGAAATCAAATGACATTTCATTAAACGCTAATCCTACTAATAGTATATATCATGAGTAAAATGTACACTTCATAGTGCCGGATTCAGTATAGTTGACTTTTCCACACCTTCACCAGGTCAGCTCTTGTAACCATTGGATGTTGATCAGATTACTCAAATCTGAAATGTGTGTCCATTTATTGAGATAAATTATGAGCTGTTTCATCTTGTTTTGAGTTGCTGACTGTGAATGCATGGAAAAGTAATTGCAAGGAATCCAGAACCACAGCTTCTTACCAAAACAATGGGAAGATTTAagttaacaataattataacatGATAAGCATACCCTGAGACACCTTCAGTTCTGACTAACTTTGGAAGTCCATCAGCTAGGCCTCTAGCAAAGCCAGGCTGAGTTTGAACTCTGACCTTCACAGCCTCAAATGGGCAAAGAGCAACATCAGCAATCAACTCCGAAGATGCTGAACCAGCTAGGTAAATCAATGTCTTGTACTTCGTTGCATACTCTGGACCAGCTATGTCAGAATAGTACTTCTTGAAGTACTCATACAATCCATATTTGAAGGCACCCTGTGCGCTGTAACCAACAAAGGTAGGTGCCCATCCGCGGTAAAAGCCCCTCAGTCCTTGCTCCTTAAACATCACTCCAAATCCTGTGCTCGTGTTCTTGTACTTGACTGGGTCTATCTGAAAATGATAACTAATAACTTAATGTTAACAGAAACCAAATCACGTCAAAGATTACGAATACAATGTTCAAAAGACTAATTGGTCATACACATGGTTTGAAACTGTGGCTGTAATCGTGGTTGCTGAAATTTATATATAGCTAGAATTGTGGacacataaaaatttatatatcactTTATTTCAAGAGATTCCAATAAAATACAAACACAGAAACATTGTCAtgacattttcataattataagtCAAAACAGACCATGAAGATAACGATAAAAAATCCCAAATCGAAGGCTGTCTGACTGACGTGGTTCTGGGCTCCCTTGGGCGAATTTAATCAGAATGTAACATATAATTACAttccaaataataaaatacttaagtaaatttatttttttaaaatataaattatgtcatgagaGCTTAAAGTAGTATTACATTGTTATCCTATTACAAACCCACAATATGGtaactttttttacttaaatatatcattattaGGATTATATCTCACAGATTTTACTTAAATACATCATCATATAAAATCATATCCGAATTCACCGATAAGGTCTAAGTGATCTCaggacaattttattttaaaaagcatGCACATATAAACACTAAACAGAACAATACCTACTTCATCTAAACAATATTCACATTCTTACATTTTAAATGCTCCGGTGTTGTCTCTATTAACCATAAAGGAAGActccccctttttttttttttctttagaactTTTATGATAAGGTAACAGTTAAACCATTCCCATGAGTTgtaattaatcataatatacaaCTATTTTACCTAATTAAActgttttttcttataaaaaagaatatttcatataaaaagataattaaaagaTGGAGGGAACTAAACCCATATTTCTCACTTCCCATGGCGTCAATTCGCTCCCAGCCCTCGTTAGAAAATTGTTCTACGAAAATTGAATATTCGAAATGCAATGGCGTGGCAGGAAAAAGTGGGCGCATAAGGAGAGAACTTGAGGAGACCTGTATGTTGCATTTGACAACGTCAAGAGGCGTGACGGCTGTGTGCGTGACGCCACAGCTGAGAGTTCCTCCGATGGCGCAAGCACCGTAGAACGCCGGCGAAAACATCTCTATGCTGCGTTTCTCACTCGGAGAACGAACCACGAAGCTTGAAGCCTCCATCTTTTGCTGCGGAGAGGGACAGGAATAGAGAAAGGTCGGAATCAGAGAATGGCGCCCCAAAGTTTCAGAGTCTGAGGGAGCCATCAAGGGTGAAACAGTGGCAGGTACAGATAAATTCAATGACactgtgtgagagagagagagtttacTTTGTTGGAAGAGAGAAATAAGATTTTGAAGCGTGTCTGGTAGTTGTTCTGATTTTACAACGAAACCTTTTTTGGGTTTCGCGGGTTTTATATACTCAAAGTCAACACGACGGAAAGACATGGAGCGAATTGACCACTTCCTTGATCCAGAAGAAAGAAAGATGAACTAAGTTGTCTTCTTGATACCCAAGAAAATTATTCTGATGGTTGTtaaatgaaaaatcattttttaacatCTAAGTTTCACATCTTTTAAATGATGACATGCTACATTCCACCAAGTATACAAATGGAATCTAATCGTATATGTCTTCcaataatatcttttaaatcaTCCACCTTAACAATTTTTCTTTCGTTTCTAAAAGAcgattttaataaatattcaaatagactaataattaaattaattatttttcattacatcttttatatatatatatatatatatatatatatatatatatatatatatatatatatatatataaccttgATACTAAAAAAACAAGTAAATGCACACGTTAGATTACAAgagaaattttagtttataaaataaaattatcaaaatttagttattaaaatataattaacgtCTTAAAATTTcgttttctctctttttatcTATCATTTCCTCTAtcttttatagaaattattattataataaaacaatttctctctcctttttattatgtgtttttttaatattccactaatgtaaatattttataaattttagatattattctaaaagttaaatttagaaaatagtttaagagcaataataattttaataataatatttgattattttattcataaaaagctttttaactataaatatatattttattaattgagttttatttatttatcaaaaaaaaatttctaaattatttttttgtcattttttttaatttctcactTCGTCCGTTAGAAATTCAGTTAAAAATTCAGAATATGTTACAAAACTCTTGACATCGATCGAGGTTTAGAATTTGGGATTTAGAATTCTactttatcaaaattttgaatagaattaatttatatttttaaaaaatctgtTCTATATGAAATTTTTGGACTTGCATGTGGGATTTTTGACATATAAAGACTCAAAATGAATTCTTGTttacttaaaatttttagaatgtattttgataattgataaaaaaaaattacgtgcAGATAGAACTATTTATTGGaagtaaaatttgtgaaaaacaccttttaaatttaagaacgtctattcaattaaaaaataatttttgaaaggGACATcgactataaaaaaaaaaatatttatttcattaaccTGGTTTCCAAcaatagtgacaaaaaaaaagaaagaaagaagaaaggtaTGAAAGATGAAGCAAGAGAAAGGAGATTGATTTTAGACGAGGGCGCCTTCCTCCTTCCTTGTAAGCcgatatgaattaaaaaaagaataaataagagaaatgttaaatgtgaaagaaaaatatggcaCGTGAGGTAattaaaaaagttgtcaaaaatGATGGGTAGTCAACATATattttccttctccttctcatAAACTTTCGACTATTCTATAAAGAATAAAGGAATTTGTGAAGCACTTGAGCCCTTCCTTCTAGATCACATTACCAATTTGACCAAAGATGGATGCAATGTCAAACCTATCATTGATTAAATTACTCCGTTAGGccaagagagaaaagaagaagaaagtaggTCAAAGAGATTTCGGGTCGAAACTCTCAACTTTGGTGCATACATATGATGACACATCACATACTATGAAGCACGTGTCACTTGCTGAGATACACGATCACATTTAGTTCCATAGGGTTTGGAAGTGGAAACCTGCGTGGCTGCCGTGATCTGACCACTTTTCAAATTGGAAATAGAACAAAGAGGCAGAAGTAATACTtagatatttattaaaaaaataacaatattttgattaacttttttttaacttatttttaatttaatattttaattattttttaattatttgttttgatttttttaatgatgtgaCGTAAtgatttaatgaaaattaaagtaaaagattaaaaataaataaaagaaaaaaatttaaaaatatcattatcctaaataatatatatatatatatatatatatatatataaatgaagtacacttattttaaatttttatatattaattaagttaatataatatcttaattaaattaatataatcattgttattattatatagttataatgaaaatgtatgatatttttattaaattacgatatttttgaataaattatgttgtgattaaattagaataattataaattaaagtttaaataaataatgttaagTTAATATATACAACTTTAACGATATATATCTATCGATATTGTATTAAAAGTTGGATATTCATTTCACAACCtattttagtaatataataatatctactcaatttaaattataaaataaaataaatacaattattttaaattataaaataaaataaatacaattgaaatttaattatttaaattataaaataaatattttttaatcggtgaatgttaaaatatcattataattgaGAAATATAAATGAAGACTGTAACACACCATTTAATTAATAGCGTAATTAAAAGAAGCGTCATACTAGAATAATATCTTAGTGTAGTCCCGAAGTTTAAAGTAACTCCATACAACCAACCAAAACGCGTAACGATGCCAAAAGaaacaattacaaaatattCTACAGAAATCAACTTGAAATGTAAGGGAAAGATGCTACATGGGTCGTGGCCCTAAAAGAAAGATCATGGATCAGAATCCAGCCCAGGCGGGCTATGCAGCGGAGTCACCGTTCTCCTATTGACCGCAAGAACCTCTCgcttctgctcacatcaataatgTGATGATCATCGGAAAAGAGAAGTACCACACACAAGACAAtaaaacaagcaaaagggtaagctagagccaaaaaccATTTCATCAAAGAAATCAGATACATATTCACAGTCcattatacatacatcacacaagcatgttacgacctcccaaaacaatacactaagactcgactcgactcattcaGATaagtataacctggtcggattcagcggatggtTGTACTTgcggtggatacctctgctcacccccgagctgctcacccccgagctatgtgttacaagtgttacaatgaatccaTTTtttcctcaccacaaggttagcccttaatgaatttcaggcctcctactactctcaccataggagtcagtccgctctagatgagactaactgaccccttagagtgcaggatgcaaccttaccttgaatccttacctagttatacagatggggcaccaccatggacacccactaacaggggtcatgggattacgtcccgaccactaaagcgcGACCCTAAGGATCTCACTTAGagatcccaaggaattacacacttacacggaccaacattcttAATCAACCAAACAGATTCAGCATgcatacacacatacatatacatatacatcacaTACAGTTTTTCATAATTCGCCTTTTCGTATTCCCAGCCAAACCATACCAACTCATTAATCTCGAACCATGAATATGGAACTCCATCTCATATCATTATCATGCCACATTGATACCAACCCTTTCGGGCCTCATGTCGaactcataccaaactcatcattttaattccatgaatcatctcatacaCATATCATAATCACATCATGTTAAAACTGCAATCCcctgggcggatatcacatgccccaaaaactgatcCTCACccatccagaactcacacttggacaacttggcatacagtTGCTTCTCTCTCAGAAcgccaagcaccaacctcaagtGTTATGCATGCTCCTCCTAAgtcctggaatagataaggatgtcgtctaccGTCGGaacattggtcacaccaaaaggcataaccacatactcgtagtggccATATCTTGACCTGAAGGccgtcttctgtacatcatcagcctttaccaaaatctgatggtatccgtaccgcagatctatcttcgaaaacactgatgacccatgcagctgatccatcaagtcgtcaattCTCGGGAgagggtacttattcttgatcgtcatcttaTTTAACTGcatgtagtccacacacaggtGCAAACtcccattcttcttcttcactaacaacactggtgctccccaaggcaaAGTGCTGGGTCGGATAAACTGCTTCTCCATTAGttcctctatctgtttcttgagttccACTAACTTGGCTGGAGCCATGCGATAAGGGGCAAGCGATACCGGACCTATCCCCGGTACTAGATCAATaaagaactccacctctctactgggaggcagCCCCGAAACTTCCTCTGGAAATACATCCCCAAAATCTTGCACTACCGGTATCACGGACGTCGCATCTCCTCTCTCTACCTCCAGATGTGTGAAGATTATGTAACACTGTGCGCCGTCATGGAGTTCCTTCATAACACCCTGAGAAGATACCAACTCAAGCTCCTCTGAGTCGGAAAACAACAGTCTCTTCTCTCAACAGTCTataagaatgcgattggcagagagtcaatccatccctaagatcacttCCAAGTCTTAGAGAGGCAGACATATCAGATTCACCTTATATCTGCGTCCTTCCACCTCCACAggacacctagcacacaaggacgacgtcctgaccaaacccgatgtCGGAGTAGATACCACAAGTTCACACTACAGCTCACACACCGGTAGACCCAATTTTTTTACACAAGCatctgacacaaaggagtgtgtcgctccagaatcatatagtGCACAATATTTCATCCCAGCTATCAAACAAAAACCCATCAcgaggttacctgaacctgtAGCTTCTGATCCTGTCATGGCATAAACTCGgcccgtcgcctgaggcctgttgcctcggTCTCTCCATTGATGCTGGTGAGAAGCCTGAATCGGACGGCGTGCCGCTGCCCTAGGAAGAGTGGgacaatccttcccaaagtggccctccTTGCCACAATTGTTGCATCTGCGGTAACCTTCCATGCGTGGGCATGCACTCGTCAGGTGAGGACCCCCACATATGTAGCACTGGACCCGACCCTGCTGAGGAGAAAAGCTCCTAAACCCCTGAGGCTGATGGTGGGGTCTGTCatatggtctcctccgctcctcgTGTTTGGGCTTAGACCCAGATGGTCCCCCTACTATTTGAGATTGCTAAGGCCTCTGACTCTCCAGTtcgttcttcatcttctccattaccctggccttctctaccagagcaGCAAAATCCTTAACGGACAAGGGTGCTACCATCAAGCGAATGTCGCCGCGAAGTCCATTTTCAAACTTGCGACATCTCCACTCCTCGTCGAGTGGCAAGGTGTAGAAACGACTGAGATGCTTGAACTTCTCGACATATTCAGCTACTGACTTCCCTCCCTGGGTGAGTTGGAGGAATTCCACTTCCTTGGCATATCTCACGCTGTTGGGGAAATACTCCGAGAGGAACTTCCCCCGGAAGGCCTCCCATGTGACTCGTTCTCccctctcctccatgatggatttcATGCTAATCCACCAGTGTTCAGCTTCTCCGGTCAgcatataaactgcaaaagccAACCTGTTATCTGCTgggcacatcttcgcatcgAATATTCTCTCTAGGTCCTTCAGCTACTGATCGGCTGCATCTGGGCTAGTCTTCCCGTTGAACTTCACGAGATGGTGTTTCAGGAAGTCTTCCAGACTCCACTCCCTAACTAGTGGTCGTGGCTGAAGGCCAAACACAGGGCAGtcgccctgttctcctccagctgGCAGAATGCTTCCATATGCTACCGGTGGGCATCCCCAGCAGCCACCCTAGCAGCCTCCATCTACTGCATCACCAGCTgttgctgctcaagcgacgctGCTTGTCGCTGCATCGATGCTTCGTGTTGCTGCATCAGAGCTGTACTTTGTTGCGCCATAGCagctaccatcgcctctattgccCTGGCGATATCGGGTACATCACCCTGGGATGATTGCGgagtcctacgaggaggtgccatagttcactggcacacaaaaaatcacttggttaggctcgataaaggtaagaatttaactaagagCACTCAGAAGACacaaagaaagctaagcggataTCCAAGTCCACAAACTTAAgaaatgaccgctctgataccataaatatAACATCCAATTTAATTAATAGCGTAATTAAAAGAAGCATCATACTAGAATAATATCTTAGCACAATCCTGGAGTTTAAAGTAAGTCCATACAACCAACCAAAACGCGTAACAATGCCAAaagaaacaattataaaatattctacAGAAATCAACTTGAAATGTAAGGGACAGATGCTACATGGGTCGTGGCCCTAAAAGAAAGATCATGGATCAGAATCCAGCCCAAGCGGGATACGCAGCGGAGTCACCGTTCTTTTGTTGATCGCGAGAACCTCTCgcttctgctcacatcaataatttgatgatcatcgcaaaagagaagtaCCACACACATGACAAtaaaacaagcaaaagggtaagctagagccaaaaaccATTTCATCAAAGAAATCAGATACATATTCACAGTCcattatacatacatcacacAAGCATGTTACGACCTCCCAAAataatacactaagactcgactcgactcatccggataagTATAACCTAGTCGGATACCTCTACGGATAAGACTCATCCGGATAAGACtcagtggatgcttgcacttgcggtggatacctctgctcacccccgagctatgtgttacaagtgttacaatgaatccaTTTTTTCCTCACCACctggttagcccttaatgaatttcaggcctcctgctactctcaccataggagtcagtccgctctagatgagactaactgaccccttagagtgcaagatgcaaccttaccttgaatccttacctagttatacagatggggcaccaccatggacacccactaacataGGCCATGGGATTaagtc is a window of Vigna unguiculata cultivar IT97K-499-35 chromosome 4, ASM411807v1, whole genome shotgun sequence DNA encoding:
- the LOC114180301 gene encoding mitochondrial phosphate carrier protein 2, mitochondrial-like, which encodes MSFRRVDFEYIKPAKPKKGFVVKSEQLPDTLQNLISLFQQSKLSLSHTVSLNLSVPATVSPLMAPSDSETLGRHSLIPTFLYSCPSPQQKMEASSFVVRSPSEKRSIEMFSPAFYGACAIGGTLSCGVTHTAVTPLDVVKCNIQIDPVKYKNTSTGFGVMFKEQGLRGFYRGWAPTFVGYSAQGAFKYGLYEYFKKYYSDIAGPEYATKYKTLIYLAGSASSELIADVALCPFEAVKVRVQTQPGFARGLADGLPKLVRTEGVSGLYKGIMPLWGRQVPYTMMKFASFENIVEMIYKHVISKPKYECSNSQQLGVSIVGGYMAGILCAVVSHPADNLVSFLNNSKGASVADAVKKLGLWGLFTRGLPLRILMVGTLTGAQWGIYDSFKVFVGLPTTGGVAPVPPSPDA